Genomic segment of Patescibacteria group bacterium:
CAGATTTTTTCGTATTTATCCCCTTTTTCGGCGATATTTACCAATCATCAAAAAATTCCAAAAAGCAGAATAAAAAAAACGACACTTTCATCCGATCGTACAAAAGTGTCACCTTTCTCCTAGCGAAGATTTATTTTATACTGAGACAACTTCGCAGGCAAAATGCATGGTTTCGCCAAAGGCGAAATTTTGCCGAGAATTAATGCAACCCCGCGCTGGCGGGGTTGACATGTGTCGACATATAAAATGAATCTGAGCGTCTATCCCTTCTCAAGTATATCTATCTGCTCTTGAAATTGCTTGGCAATAGCCATTACCTGGTTGCCATAAAAAGACAAAGATGCTTTTTGCCAGTTTGTGCCGGCTAAATACATCATTGCTGCTTTCCATTCAGCAGCGCTGGTTTGCTGGTCTGCTCCCTTGTTCGCCAGATACAATGCTGAAGCTACAAAAGCATCTTTAGTATTCCACGGAGACGGCGGATCATTATTGGTTATTGCCGTTATTCTCGCCTTGTATCCGAGCCAGGTTGCCGGCATCATCTGCGCTGGACCCATTGCTCCGCCCCAGCCATACCACACTTTTTTGGAAACCGGATATTTATCCGGGTCAATGCCCAATTCGCTGCAAATCTGCAAATAATATTTCTGCTGGCTCGACTTCATATCAACACGCCAGCTGCCTTTGCCAATATTCTTTCCTAAATCCGATTCCCTACTCAAAATTGCCAGAAGAAACGCCGGCCTTACTCCTGTATAAATCGAAGCAAATTTTGCATATTTGTAAGCATCCTCAAAACGCAGAGAACCGTCTCCTGACAAACCTTGCAGAAAATAAAGCCTATTTTTCACGGCCTCAATATCAAGCTGTGTTTTTTTAACTAATTGATTGAAAAGATTTTCCTGGCCTTTTGTCTGATCTAGTAAAGTCTTTTTTTGCTTTTTTTTGCCTTCCAAGAACGCCCTTTGTTCGCTTTGCCTGGCTTTTAAAGAAGCATGTTCCTCTTTTTCGTTAGTTAAATCTTCCTTTTCCTGTTCCAGTCCGGATTTTAACTCTATAATTCTTTTAAATTTATTATATGTCTGTTCCTGAAAATTCTCCAAAGAACGCATTTCTGAAAGGAAGTCGGATAACTTGCCCATAGATAAGATTGTTTCTAAAAGGGAAGTATCGTCGTATTTCCTGATCTCTCGTATAAGCTCGGCCATAGTTGTTTTTTCCAAATCAACCTGCCTTTCAATTTCCCTGATTGATTTTTCTTTCTGATTTATTTGTTTGTCCATTTTTTCTATTAATAAATCTATTCTCTGGATTTCTAATTGCGCTGATTCTATTTCGTCATCTAAAATCGCAATCTCGGTTTTCAAAGATTTGGTTTTTTGCTGATTTTGGCTGATTGCATCGCGATATTGGGAAATTTTCGATTCAAGCTCTTTTAATTTTGCTTCTGCTTCCTGCTCCTGTGCATTCGAATCCCCTGAAACTTCGGCAAAAACAAATCCCGTTTTTAACGGGATAAAATTAAGAACTATTAAAATAGCTATTGAAATAGAAAATAATTTGTTAAATTTTTTAAACTTAATCATTTGGTTTCTCTGCTGATTTTTCTGCTGACTTTTCCCCGGCTAATTCCGGCTCAACAACTTCTGCTGGTTTTTCCTCTACAGGTTTGATTTCTTCCTCTTTCCTTGGCGGAACAACAGAAACAATCATTTCTTCTAATCCAAGATCAATTTTTACGCCTTGTGGCAGTTTCAAATCTTTTGCCCTTATCTGTTTGTCAAAAGAATCCAAAACGGAAATATCAACTTTAATTTCACGAGGTAAGTCCTTAGGTAATGCTTCAACTTCCACATGATTAATATTTTTAACTAAAACTCCTTCCAGTATTTTTACTGCCGGCGCCTCGCCTTCAAAAATCAAAGGCACTTCAGCTTTAATAACTTTATCCATTCTCACATGGTAAAAATCAACATGGATAAATCTGCCGGTAATCGGGTCTTTGGCAAAATCATGGATTAAAACATTTTTTGCTTCATTTCCAATTTTGAGTTTTATAAGCGTACTCTCCCCTGCCTGTTCAAAAACTTTTTTCAGTTCTTCATAATTAACCTGTAATGAAATCGACTTATGTCCTGGACCGTAAACCACGGCAGGAATAATCCCTTCCTTGCGGAGGGATTGCAAATCCTTTCCAACCCTTTCTCTTTGTTGGGCTTTTATCTCTAATTCCATAATTATTTTATACTATCAAACCCTAAATTAAAAATCAAGCCTTGCTGTCGCTACCGAAAAGTTTTATCTTGTCTTCAACAACTTTCCTTACTGCTTCCATTGCCGGAGAAAGAATTTTATACGGCTTCACTTCATCCAGATTCTCTTCCAGGAATTCTTTTAATGCGTTTTTGTAAGCAACCCTGATTTCCGTATTGATGTTTATTTTAACTATTCCTGATTTAATCGCTTTCTGCATATCTTCCCTCGGAGTTCCTGATCCGCCGTGCAAAACAAGAAATACGCCCGGCACAGCTCTTCTGATGTCTTCTAACCTATCAAGATACAGATGCGGGTCGTCACCGCCCTCTTTCATTCCGTGGATATTTCCTATGGCAATAGCCAAAGAATCAACTCCTGTTTTTTTAATAAATTCTTTTGCCTGTTCCGGCTCAGTCAAATCAATAATATTTATCTTAACTTCTTTATGAATATCAGAGCCGCCGGGCAAGTACCCCAATTCTCCTTCAACTACAATTGATGGATTGACGCTTTTAGCATACTCCATCACTCGCTCGGTGATTTCTATGTTTTCCTTGAATGGCAACTTAGACCCGTCAAAATGAACGCTGTCATATCCAGCATCAATCACCTCTTTAGCGCTGTTGAAATCCTTGCAATGGTCAGCATTTAAAATAATCGGCAGCCCTGTTTCTTCTCGCCAGGTTTTAACTAGAGCAACTACCTGGTCAACGCCGATGAAATCTCTCTCACCTTCCGAAGTGCCGATGATTACAGGTGAATTTAAATTCTTGGCTGCTTCGATTACAGCAGTTATCTGCTCATCAGTAGAGATATTGAATTGTCCGATTGCATATCTGCCAATATGCGCTTTTTCCATTATTTCTATTGGTTTCATAAAATTTATATTATTTTTGGCTTATAATCAGCAGGAGCATTTGATAATATCTCCTCAAGTTTTTTACGGGTAAATAATCCTGCTCTCGCTCCTATTTGCTGAGTAACCCCCATTGAATTCACTGGCCCCCATCTTAATGCTTCTTCGGGACTCTTGCCTAATAAAATCGCAATTGTAAATGTTGAGGAAAAGGCGTCGCCTGCGCCAGTACGGTTAATCGGCGGTTTTGGATCAGGATATATGGGCATAAACCACATTTTATTGTCGTTATAGAGGTAAGCGCCTCTTTTCCCGTCAGTAATAGCTACAATTTTCGGCCCAAGATTATGTATTCCACTGAGTAATTTTTTAATATCTTCTTCTTTGGTTTCCAAAATTCTCTGTGATTCTTCTTTGTTGCAGGTGAAAACAGTGGTTCTTTTATAGATTCCAGCCAAGGCAGATGCCCCGAATTTCATCTGGTAAGTTCCGGGCTGAAACGCAAGTTTGACCTCAGGATGCGCATCTAGATATTTTTCTATTTCTTTATGGAATTCAAGGGAGTTCGGGCCCAGAGATGAAAGATAAATCCATTTTGGACTCCCGATGTCAGGAAGAGAATATGAGAAATCCTCATGTTTAATTAAAATAGTCCTTTCTTCATTAAAAAGAAGAACATAATGATAATTTGTCTTTTTGTTCTTATGGATTTTCAGGAATTCCGTCCCGACTTTTTCTTTCTTTAAAACATCAAGGCATTCTTTGCCGTAATAATCATCTCCGAGATTAGTAATTAAAGCGCTTTTCAGACCGAGCCGCGCAGCGCTCACAGAAGCATTGGCGCTATTACCGACAGCAGGAATTATAAAAACATCCTCATAAGGAATTTTATCGCCAAAATTCATGCAGATTTTTGTTGCTCCATCTTTTTCGTCTTCAACTGTAGCTTCTTTTATTTTGATAAAGGCATCGGTTACAATATCTCCTATGCCGATAAAATCGTAATTTTTCATGAATTTATTTAAATTTTTCTATTGTTTGTTTAATATTTTCGCTTTTGAAAATATAATTCCCTACGCATAAAAGATTGGCCCCGGCAGCAAATATTTTCCCTGCATTTTTGTCATTCACTCCGCCGTCAACTCCGATATCCCCTTTTGGCCAAATCTCTCGCAATGCCTTAATCTTGTCTAAAACTTCCGGCTCAAACACCTGCCCACCCAATCCTGGCCGAACTGACATAAATAATACCAAATCAATTTTTTCCAAAAATGGGGCGATAACCCTGCAATTAGTTTCCGGATTAATTGCCAGGCCGATTTGTTTCTTATGGCTATGAACTTTCTTGATCAGATTTTCCAAGTCCTCAATTTTTGATTCGAAATGAACAATCACTCTATCAACGTTTTTCAGCCATTTATCGATTACTTTTTCCGGATTCTGTACCATTAAGTGCGCTTCCAACTTAACTTTGGTTTTCCAGCCTACGGCTGGTCGGCCGCAGGCCGATATTTTTTTCAAATCACTAATCTTGCCTTCTGCATAGGGCCAAGTTTTATTACCCACGAAAACTCCGTCCATTATGTCCAGCTGAATCCAATCCACATAATTTTCGACTGCTTTGATTTTTTCTTTAACTTCTTTAAATGTCTTAACCAAAATTGTCGGGATGATTTGTTTTGTCATTATTCTAAATTCTTAATCTTATTCAATCTCCTGATATATTTTTCTGCTTTGAAAAAATCGGTCTCCAGCCAAATTTTAACAATCTTTCTTGCTTCGCGAAAAGAAAGAACGTGTTCACCCAGACACAAAACATTCGCGTCTAAATGTTCTCTGGTTTGCTTAGCTGCCTTTTTATTTGTCGGTGAAACAGCCATGACTCCTTTGAATTTATTGGCAGTAATACACATTCCTTCGCCATTA
This window contains:
- a CDS encoding bifunctional hydroxymethylpyrimidine kinase/phosphomethylpyrimidine kinase, translating into MKNYDFIGIGDIVTDAFIKIKEATVEDEKDGATKICMNFGDKIPYEDVFIIPAVGNSANASVSAARLGLKSALITNLGDDYYGKECLDVLKKEKVGTEFLKIHKNKKTNYHYVLLFNEERTILIKHEDFSYSLPDIGSPKWIYLSSLGPNSLEFHKEIEKYLDAHPEVKLAFQPGTYQMKFGASALAGIYKRTTVFTCNKEESQRILETKEEDIKKLLSGIHNLGPKIVAITDGKRGAYLYNDNKMWFMPIYPDPKPPINRTGAGDAFSSTFTIAILLGKSPEEALRWGPVNSMGVTQQIGARAGLFTRKKLEEILSNAPADYKPKII
- a CDS encoding 50S ribosomal protein L25, giving the protein MELEIKAQQRERVGKDLQSLRKEGIIPAVVYGPGHKSISLQVNYEELKKVFEQAGESTLIKLKIGNEAKNVLIHDFAKDPITGRFIHVDFYHVRMDKVIKAEVPLIFEGEAPAVKILEGVLVKNINHVEVEALPKDLPREIKVDISVLDSFDKQIRAKDLKLPQGVKIDLGLEEMIVSVVPPRKEEEIKPVEEKPAEVVEPELAGEKSAEKSAEKPND
- a CDS encoding lytic murein transglycosylase, with amino-acid sequence MIKFKKFNKLFSISIAILIVLNFIPLKTGFVFAEVSGDSNAQEQEAEAKLKELESKISQYRDAISQNQQKTKSLKTEIAILDDEIESAQLEIQRIDLLIEKMDKQINQKEKSIREIERQVDLEKTTMAELIREIRKYDDTSLLETILSMGKLSDFLSEMRSLENFQEQTYNKFKRIIELKSGLEQEKEDLTNEKEEHASLKARQSEQRAFLEGKKKQKKTLLDQTKGQENLFNQLVKKTQLDIEAVKNRLYFLQGLSGDGSLRFEDAYKYAKFASIYTGVRPAFLLAILSRESDLGKNIGKGSWRVDMKSSQQKYYLQICSELGIDPDKYPVSKKVWYGWGGAMGPAQMMPATWLGYKARITAITNNDPPSPWNTKDAFVASALYLANKGADQQTSAAEWKAAMMYLAGTNWQKASLSFYGNQVMAIAKQFQEQIDILEKG
- a CDS encoding ribulose-phosphate 3-epimerase, whose product is MTKQIIPTILVKTFKEVKEKIKAVENYVDWIQLDIMDGVFVGNKTWPYAEGKISDLKKISACGRPAVGWKTKVKLEAHLMVQNPEKVIDKWLKNVDRVIVHFESKIEDLENLIKKVHSHKKQIGLAINPETNCRVIAPFLEKIDLVLFMSVRPGLGGQVFEPEVLDKIKALREIWPKGDIGVDGGVNDKNAGKIFAAGANLLCVGNYIFKSENIKQTIEKFK
- a CDS encoding RpiB/LacA/LacB family sugar-phosphate isomerase, giving the protein MIYLGADHGGFSFKEKIKEFLKELKIEYQDLGNLKFEPRDDFVDYAVAVAKKVAETGEKGILICTNGEGMCITANKFKGVMAVSPTNKKAAKQTREHLDANVLCLGEHVLSFREARKIVKIWLETDFFKAEKYIRRLNKIKNLE
- a CDS encoding class II fructose-bisphosphate aldolase encodes the protein MKPIEIMEKAHIGRYAIGQFNISTDEQITAVIEAAKNLNSPVIIGTSEGERDFIGVDQVVALVKTWREETGLPIILNADHCKDFNSAKEVIDAGYDSVHFDGSKLPFKENIEITERVMEYAKSVNPSIVVEGELGYLPGGSDIHKEVKINIIDLTEPEQAKEFIKKTGVDSLAIAIGNIHGMKEGGDDPHLYLDRLEDIRRAVPGVFLVLHGGSGTPREDMQKAIKSGIVKININTEIRVAYKNALKEFLEENLDEVKPYKILSPAMEAVRKVVEDKIKLFGSDSKA